A stretch of DNA from Henriciella sp. AS95:
AGGCCGGATAGTCTTCGGCATTCGTCGTCGTCTTGCCGAGACGGTCTGCAAAACCAAGCGCCATTTCATAGGTCTGCTGATCGGTGGCGAGGCCGCGGATGACCTCCATCAGCTTCATCAGCGGCACGGGGTTCATGAAGTGCAGGCCGATGAACTTTTCAGGGCGATCTGTCGTGGCCGCCAGGCGCGTAATCGAGATGGAAGAGGTATTGGTGGCGAGGTAGGCGTTCGAAGGGACGGCCTCACAGACATCCTTGAAGATGGCTTCCTTGACCTCGCGTTTTTCCGTCGCAGCCTCGATGGCGAGGTCTACGGCGTTGAAGGTATCAAGACTGGTCGAAGGCTTGATGCGCTTGATCGCCGTGGTCATCGCGTCTGGCGTGATCATGTTGCGCGCGACCTGGCGGGCCATATTGCCTTCGATGGTTTCAATGCCCTTACTGAGGGCCTCATCGGAGATGTCATTCAGCCTGACATCATACCCCGCAAGCGCACATACATGCGCGATGCCATTACCCATCTGTCCGGCGCCAATGACACCAATCGTTTCTATCTGGCCCAAAATGCCCTCCATCAGAGGCAAAACCTAGACACGTAGACTGATTGTGCAGCGCGTCAAAGATCAAGACCTGTCAGCATATCGACGCACAATCGGGGGGACTTTGTGGCGCGGGGGGCACAGGCGGCCATTCCGACCCGCTCAGTCTTCCACCTCAGGGATGGGGACCAAACGGTCAACGAGCAGGGCACCTGGCCAGATCAGGATCATCAACCAGCCCGAAAAGGCGTACATCGGCGTAAAGGTGGCGCACAGGCCGGTGATGGTCACAGCGATGATCTGGACGCGGAACACCCAGATGGATTGCCGCGTCATTGCCCGCTCAGACGGCGTCAGGCCCAGCTGGTCTGCCTTTTTCAGGGCGTGCGCGTACATCTGACTGATGATGAGGTAAATGAGCCCATAGCCCAGGGCGAAGTAACCCATGATGGTGCCGGCGATTGAATAGGTGATGCCGGCCGCCTCAAGACGGCTCCAGTCGCCCATCAAGCCTTCGACAAAGCCGTAAAGCCCGTCGAAAATGAAGCGCAGCGGATAGGCGATAAACAGGACAAGCAGAAGCAAGATGCAATTGAGGACGATGATCTTGCCGTCGGCCACGCCGTATCGGCGGAAGAAGACATAGTGATGGTTCCAGATCATGAAGAGCAGAACAAAGGCGGCGCCGACCGGGAGGATCGTGAAAAGATGATCGGTGAGCTGAGTAAACGTCTCAGGCCTTGATGCGGAAGACACGATCATACCGAGCGCCAAGGCAAAAACGATATCCGACAGGTTCTCTATGCGGGTGACTGACCCGCCGCGCCATTCAAAGCGCGGATCATGGTCAAGTTCCCTCATCGCCGTTTCGCGGATCATGGGCATCTCCCAAGCAGGTGTTCAGCGTAATCGCCCGCCGGGCCTTTGGGAATAGGCCAGCAGCCGGGCGTGGAACAAGCTGTGGGTGAGGCCCATTTACTAAGCACCATGCCCGATACACATCCAGTCGATCCTGCCCCTCAAAATGACGATCGCGCCTCCGGCGCAAAAAAGGCCATTCTCTACCGCATGGTGATGGACAAACATATCTGTCCGTTCGGCCTCAAATCGCGTGACCTGTTGAAACGCAAGGGTTTCGAGGTGGAAAATCATCATCTTGCCACCCGCGAGGAGACGGATGCCTTCAAGGCAAAACACGATGTAAAGACAACGCCGCAGACCTTCATCGATGGCGAGCGGATCGGTGGCTATGACGCGCTGAAGCAATATTTTGGCGAGCCGCTGCCCGATCCGGACAAGAAGACCTACACGCCGGTGCTCGCAATCTTCGCCATGGGCGCGCTTATGGCGCTGGCGACGAGCTGGGCCGTCTTTGGAACGGTCTTCACCTGGCGGGCTTTGGAGTGGTTTGTCGCCATGTCCATGTGTCTCTTGGCCGTTCAGAAGCTCCGCGATCTGCGAAGCTTTTCCAATCAGTTCCTCGGTTATGACCTGCTGGCCCAGAAGTGGGTGCGATACGCCTATCTCTACCCCTTCGGCGAGGCGCTGGCGGGTGTGCTGATGATCGCGGGCGCACTGTTATGGCTTGCCTCACCGATTGCGATCTTCATCGGGTCGGTGGGCGCGATCTCGGTGTTCAAGGCCGTCTATATCGACAAGCGTGACCTCAAATGTGCCTGTGTCGGCGGCAATTCAAACGTGCCGCTCGGGTTCATCTCGCTGACAGAAAATCTCATGATGATCTTCATGGGCATCTGGATGCTGTTCTAGGCCTCGTATAAGCTAGCGTCCTATGAGCCATGCAAAAAAACTCGCCGAACTGATCAAGGCGGCTGACCGGGTGGTGGTCTTCACCGGCGCCGGCATATCGACCGAAAGCGGCATTCCGGACTTTCGCTCCCCGGGCGGCGTCTGGTCCAAGATGGAGCCAATCTACTTTCAGGACTTTGTCGCCTCGCGCGAAAAGCGGCGTGAAGCCTGGACGCGGGTGTTCAACAAGTCGGCCGGATGGGTCGGCGCGAGCCCGAATGACGGACATCGCGCCATCGCCAAGCTTGTCGACATGGGAAAGGTGACGGCGGTCGTTACGCAGAATGTCGACAATCTCCACCAGGATGGCGGCGTGCCCGACGACAAGGTGATCGAGATCCACGGCAATGCGTCCTACGCCAAATGCCTCGACTGCGGCATGCGGCATGAGCTGGAAGAGCTTCGCGCGCCTTGGGAAGCCGATGAGGAGATCATCTGCGTCAATTGCGCGGGCTTGTTGAAAACGGCCACGATCTCGTTTGGCCAGCCGATGCCCGAAGACAAGATGGAGCGCGCCACGGCAGAGGCGGAGACCTCCGACCTCTGCATCGTGCTCGGCTCATCGCTCGTTGTTTATCCGGCTGCCGGTATTCCGGTTATGGCTGTGCGGGCCGGTGCGCGCCTGGTCATCGTCAACCGTGAGCCGACCGACCTCGACCCCTACGCCCATCTGGTACTCAACACCGAGATCGGGCCGCTCATGCAGGATGTCATGAGCGAGCTGGAGGCCATGGATTAAAAAAAGCCCCGGGCCATGGACCCGGGGCTTTTCGATATTATCGATCTGGCGCTGGCCTAGAGAGCTTCGGTTAGCTCAGGCACAGCGTTGAAGAGGTCTGCAACCAGGCCGTAATCGGCGACCTGGAAGATTGGCGCTTCTTCGTCCTTGTTGATCGCAACGATGATCTTGGAGTCCTTCATGCCAGCAAGGTGCTGGATGGCGCCCGAGATACCGATGGCGATGTAAAGTTCTGGCGCGACGATCTTGCCGGTCTGGCCGACCTGATAGTCGTTCGGCGCGTAGCCTGCGTCGACAGCGGCGCGCGAGGCACCGATACCAGCACCGAGCTTGTCAGCCAGTGGGATCATCAGGCGGTCAAACTCTTCCTTCGAGCCGAGCGCACGGCCGCCGGACACGATGGTCTTGGCGGAGGTCAGTTCCGGACGGTCCGACTGGACGATCTTTTCTTCGACGAACTCTGACTTGAACGGGCCAGCTGGCGCGTCGATCTTTTCAACCGATGCCGAGCCACCTTCGCCAGCCGCATCAAAGGCCGTACCGCGAACGGTGACGACTTTCTTTGCGTCGGACGATTTGACGGTCATGATCGCGTTACCAGCATAGATCGGGCGCTCGAACGTGTCGGTGCCTTCAATGCCGGTGATGTCGGAGATCTGCATGACGTCGAGCTTGGCCGCGATGCGTGGGGTAACGTTCTTGCCCATCGTGGTAGCAGGCGAGAAGAGCGCGTCATAGCCGTCCATCAGCGGGACGATCAGAGCTTCCATGGCTTCAGCGAGCTGCTTTTCATAAGCATCGCCTTCAGCCAGCAGAACCTTGCGGACGCCGTCAATCTTGGCGGCCGCGTCTGCGACAGCGCCTGCATCCTTGCCAGCGACGAGGACGTCGATGTCACCGCCGAAAGCGGCAGCAGCCGTCACCGTTTTGTGGGTGGCGTCAGTCAGGGTGGAGTTGTCGTGGTCAGCAATTACGAGAACAGCCATTAGATTGCTCCCTTCGATTTGAGTTTGGAGACGAGCGTGGCGACGTCCTCGACCTTCTCACCAGCTTCGCGAACCGGTGGCTCGGTCACTTTCACAACGCTGAGGCGCGGTGTGGTGTCGACGCCAAAATCGCCAGGGGCCTTCTCATCAATCGGCTTTTTCTTGGCCTTCATGATGTTTGGAAGCGACGCATAGCGTGGCTCGTTGAGGCGAAGGTCAGTCGTGACAATTGCCGGCGTCTGAAGCGATAGCGTCTGCAGGCCGCCATCGATTTCGCGCGTGACGGTGGCTTTGCCAGCTTCCAGCACGACTTCGGAGGCGAAAGTTGCCTGTGGCCAGTCAAGCAGCGCGGCCAGCATCTGACCGGTCTGGTTGGAGTCGTCATCAATGGCCTGCTTGCCGAGGATGACGAGATCGGGGCCCTCGGCCTCGACAATGCCCTTGAGGATCTTGGCGACCGCCAGAGGCTCAACCGTATCGTCGGTTTTGACCAGGATGCCGCGGTCAGCGCCCATGGCGAGCGCGGTGCGGAGGGTTTCCTGCGCCTGTTGCGGCCCGATGGAAACCACGACCACTTCCTCTGCCGCGCCTTTTTCTTTCAGGCGGACGGCTTCTTCGACGGAAATTTCGTCGAAGGGGTTCATGGACATTTTGACGTTTGCAAGGTCAACGCCCGACTGGTCAGACTTGACCCGGACTTTGACATTATAATCGATCACCCGTTTGACGGGCACGAGCACCTTCATGGGCTGGCTCCTTATAAATTGATCCTGAAATCTGGTGGAGAACTAGAAGAGGCGGGCGCAACAATCAAGCTTAACGCTAACGTAAGGGTCAAATCGTCGCTGTAATGGGCATGGGCGGCATTTGTCGCCGCGAAAACCTGTAAGCGCTGGACAATCGGGCGGGGCTTCGATTGCATGGCTCAAAAGCGGAGAGCCCGACATGAAGTATCTGAGCGCCCTTATCCTCCTCCTTGTTTGCGCAGCCTGCTCACCCGAGCCGTCCGACGCGCCGGACGAAGCCGACCTGCAGGCCAGCAGCGAGACCGGCGAGCTCACGGCGACGAGCGTCATCGGTGACTGGTCCGGCCAGCTGAACATCCCGGGCGGGCCGCAATTGTGGCTGATCTTTCATGTCACGGAAGGCGAGGACGGCGCGCTTGCGGTAACGATGGACAGTCCCGCCCAGAGCGTGAACGGCATTCCCGGCGAGGGTGCGAAAATCGAGGAGGGGGTCTTCTCTGCCGAATTTCCCGCCCTTGGCGCAACCTTCACCATGCGGCCCGGCGAGGGCGACGAGATGAACGGCGTGTGGTTGCAGGGAATGCCGATGCCGTTCACGCTCAAGCCCGGCGACCGGTCGCCAGAGCTGGACAGGCCGCAGGAACCCAAGAGCCAGGATTATGTCGTGGAAGCGGTCCGTGTGCCCGGCGCGGAGGATGGCGTCATGCTGGCGGGCGAGCTCACCCTGCCGGAGGGCGAGGGGCCGTTCCCGGCGGCCGTGCTGATCAGCGGATCAGGGCCGCAGGACCGCAATGAGGAACTGGCGGGCCACAAGC
This window harbors:
- a CDS encoding 3-hydroxybutyryl-CoA dehydrogenase; this encodes MGQIETIGVIGAGQMGNGIAHVCALAGYDVRLNDISDEALSKGIETIEGNMARQVARNMITPDAMTTAIKRIKPSTSLDTFNAVDLAIEAATEKREVKEAIFKDVCEAVPSNAYLATNTSSISITRLAATTDRPEKFIGLHFMNPVPLMKLMEVIRGLATDQQTYEMALGFADRLGKTTTNAEDYPAFIVNRVLVPMINEAVYALYEGVGTVESIDTAMKLGANHPMGPLELADFIGLDTCLSIMQVLHDGLADTKYRPCPLLVKYVEAGWVGRKAKRGFYDYRGDAPVPTR
- a CDS encoding electron transfer flavoprotein subunit alpha/FixB family protein; the protein is MAVLVIADHDNSTLTDATHKTVTAAAAFGGDIDVLVAGKDAGAVADAAAKIDGVRKVLLAEGDAYEKQLAEAMEALIVPLMDGYDALFSPATTMGKNVTPRIAAKLDVMQISDITGIEGTDTFERPIYAGNAIMTVKSSDAKKVVTVRGTAFDAAGEGGSASVEKIDAPAGPFKSEFVEEKIVQSDRPELTSAKTIVSGGRALGSKEEFDRLMIPLADKLGAGIGASRAAVDAGYAPNDYQVGQTGKIVAPELYIAIGISGAIQHLAGMKDSKIIVAINKDEEAPIFQVADYGLVADLFNAVPELTEAL
- a CDS encoding TMEM175 family protein, producing the protein MIRETAMRELDHDPRFEWRGGSVTRIENLSDIVFALALGMIVSSASRPETFTQLTDHLFTILPVGAAFVLLFMIWNHHYVFFRRYGVADGKIIVLNCILLLLVLFIAYPLRFIFDGLYGFVEGLMGDWSRLEAAGITYSIAGTIMGYFALGYGLIYLIISQMYAHALKKADQLGLTPSERAMTRQSIWVFRVQIIAVTITGLCATFTPMYAFSGWLMILIWPGALLVDRLVPIPEVED
- a CDS encoding glutaredoxin — its product is MVMDKHICPFGLKSRDLLKRKGFEVENHHLATREETDAFKAKHDVKTTPQTFIDGERIGGYDALKQYFGEPLPDPDKKTYTPVLAIFAMGALMALATSWAVFGTVFTWRALEWFVAMSMCLLAVQKLRDLRSFSNQFLGYDLLAQKWVRYAYLYPFGEALAGVLMIAGALLWLASPIAIFIGSVGAISVFKAVYIDKRDLKCACVGGNSNVPLGFISLTENLMMIFMGIWMLF
- a CDS encoding electron transfer flavoprotein subunit beta/FixA family protein encodes the protein MKVLVPVKRVIDYNVKVRVKSDQSGVDLANVKMSMNPFDEISVEEAVRLKEKGAAEEVVVVSIGPQQAQETLRTALAMGADRGILVKTDDTVEPLAVAKILKGIVEAEGPDLVILGKQAIDDDSNQTGQMLAALLDWPQATFASEVVLEAGKATVTREIDGGLQTLSLQTPAIVTTDLRLNEPRYASLPNIMKAKKKPIDEKAPGDFGVDTTPRLSVVKVTEPPVREAGEKVEDVATLVSKLKSKGAI
- a CDS encoding Sir2 family NAD-dependent protein deacetylase; the protein is MSHAKKLAELIKAADRVVVFTGAGISTESGIPDFRSPGGVWSKMEPIYFQDFVASREKRREAWTRVFNKSAGWVGASPNDGHRAIAKLVDMGKVTAVVTQNVDNLHQDGGVPDDKVIEIHGNASYAKCLDCGMRHELEELRAPWEADEEIICVNCAGLLKTATISFGQPMPEDKMERATAEAETSDLCIVLGSSLVVYPAAGIPVMAVRAGARLVIVNREPTDLDPYAHLVLNTEIGPLMQDVMSELEAMD